The Capsicum annuum cultivar UCD-10X-F1 chromosome 1, UCD10Xv1.1, whole genome shotgun sequence sequence TTGTTTCTcatattgagaatgataagaataagttggttcaggaggttcatcagttggctagattaggtgtttgttTGGTCGATtcggctgagggtagtgtatgggtttagaatttCTCGGAGTCTTCattggtttccaaagtaaaggagaagtaggatagggattccagtttggttaagttgaaggagttagttagagatcagaaagtataggttttctcccaaaggggagatagtgtgttgcgatgttagggtaggctatgtgtgtcatgtgttgatgGGTTGAGGCAACGAATCCTTGAAGAAGAACATGGTGGGCGTTACTCTATtaacccaggagccactaagacgTATCAtaatttgcgggaaatctattggtgaagtggtatgaagagggatattgcagagtttgtagctatgTTCTCTAACTGTCAGcaagttaatattgagcaccagaggcctagtggcataATACAGGACttcagcatccccacttagaagtgggaaggggtgaatatggactttgtgactgggttgCCCCATACGCGTCTTCAGCATAATTCGATGTGGGTTATCAGAGACAGAATtaccaaatctgctcatttcttgctggttcatactttttattcaatcgaggattatgtcaagctctatattagagagttggttagattgcatggtgttgtaTTGTCCataatttcagatagaggtatgcaatttacctctcacttttggagagcTTTCAAGAAGGGTCTAGGTACACAAATCCATCTTAGTAccgcttttcatcctcaaatagatggtgaggaagagaggactattcagaccctaaaggacatgttgagagcatgtgttatcaactttaagggtagttgggatgatcacttgccattgatcgagtttgcctacaaatAATAGTTATCAATcgaatattcagatggctccatttgtgGCTCTCTATAAGagtagatgtagatctcctattggttggtttgaggtaggtaaaactgctttgatagggccagattcggTATTTAATGCGGTGGAGAAAGTTTAGctaatcagggagaggcttaagacatccCAAAGccgtcaaaaatcctatgcagatgagCATAGGAGAGATCTCAAATTTGTAGTTAGAaatttagtctatttgaaaatctctcccatgaagggagtgaagagatttggcaagaaggggaagcttagtccccgatatattggtccttacaggATTATGAGacgttttagaaaggtagcttatgagcttgagtttcttgcagatttggcatcagtacatctagtgttccatgcttccttattgaaaaagtgtattggtgattcaactGTAGTTGTTCCGTTAGAGGCTACAAATGTTCAGGATAGCcattcttatgaagaaatcctagtCGAGATCCTAAATCATCAGGTttacagactaaggaacaaagaggttccatTGGTCAAAAATCTTTGgtaaaattagtccgttgagggagccacttgagaAACAAAAGAAGATATGAGTATCAAggaccctcatcttttctccgcaaactcagactcaacttaaggtaacagttttccttagattatctcttttccattctcagttcctgCTATATaatcattgcatgcattcacaaatcagaTCAGTCATCTAATCATGTTTTCAgctatacatgttcagtatgtaatctTAGTTCCTGAAtattctcagcttaaccagtctcattcgaggacgaatgtccttaagggggagatattgtaagaccccataaaatcctagctcaattcagctcactatttcatgttaaaggggtccaagagttagaaaatttccACTAAGTGTTAAAGACTTAGCCATTTCAAGACCCCtaatctttgaagatttttagTTTGGCCTTCCCGACCTCGGAATGTTGatttctaagttgattcatgtttagggaggtcAAAAGTATATCTCGGGGAAGTTTCGAAACTTTTAGACGAGGTTTAGGCTGTGTTAAGATGTTCAAAATAGTAAGGTATCACGATGACCCAACCAGGGGTAACACCGCATTAGGTGGCCTCTTCCAGTTTTTTAAATCCTCATCATTAAGGGTCTTTGGGTCAATTTCCCTCACTAAACtcatccataatatgaaatttagGCCCCTTAGGAGCATTCTTTACCTCAttattcacaaatcctctcaaaaaATGTCATTCCTCTCTCAATAACAAACCTTAGCCCattcaataaaattaaagaattcaagctcaagcttcaagaaaatCCTCAAGACACTTTATGAAATTGTCgtgtgaggtatgtgtgatgttcatccatcgttttcttttaaaatggagtccaagaacctattttatgtattaaatcatgaaatttgcaTGTTTATAATGAATTATTTCCATGAagctttcatgaattttgaatataaattatgtttacaaGTGATTTTCCCTGAAAGCAGCCCTCACACGTTTGATTGATGAAAACTTTATGTTTAAtctcaaattcatgattttagtattgcgATTATGCTATTTCCACATGTTTCACTCACTCTCATGCTTAAGTATATGAATTTCAAAtgcttgatgaaatgtctaaatgattgAATTTTAAACTCTGATTCCCTattgtggttttatggctttcatgagttccttattgttatttccattcagtgctggggttatgaatactcgaaacttagttgtttacctagtttttagtatctccagaatggtttcagataaaccatgagccttATCATTCAGTTAGCATCATATTCAGTTGTTGGCTCGGTTAAGCTCAGTAtagttcagtaatcagtgtctatcagttgggagtaggatttagcactgagagaaTGCAGGACAATGGCTTCCCTGTCGGTTAAGCGAAgacattagtagcaatccctatatttCAGAACCACGTAGCCAGGATAGGCTATAAAGAGTCACCCgacagtttaggcttgactacctctcaggggtcacccgtcattTTAGGCTTGACTCCGCCCAGGGATCACCGTCAGTTTAAGCTTGATACCATAGTTCTTCAGTATCTTAATGGATCCACACATCCAGTGTTaatacccgtggcacggtattgaaacccttccaactagggttacaggttgacTCATATCAGCTTagaatggggcatgtcggttatatggtacctcctatagtctcagttcagtattcagtacagaattcagTTTAGGTGGATTGACCAAGGCATACAgaatattagttattcagttatcaaatttcagtatttcagttttacagattatttcagaaacttcatatgcttggtcttgcactttcagcattttatttttcatgcatgTTTACTCAACTATCTCATAATATTCAGCCAGTCATTACTTTATGTCCAGTTaaccatgcatttcagcctaacctcatctcatataccagtatattcaaagtactgatcgcatactcgtttcttgctctatgatgtcttatatcataggttcagatgttcAGTTTCCCGACCGAGCTTAGACAAGATCAGATAGCCAGCatcagcagtagtggtgagtcctcatagttcgaggacgaGTTTATCTTTATTCAATTGAGTTAGCAGTTCAGTTATAtggtcagtcggagttagttggtggtttgtcccatcaactccctagtCAGTTAGTCTtgaaggcttttcagacacttttagatagtcagttagtttgTCCGTTCTTACCGTTAGTTTCAATATTTCCACGTATATTTCAGTTTTTGTGGAATCAATTgtattatttatagtatcttaaaccttatggcatttttcagtTACTTTTCGCACATACTCTTTTGTTaccagttttattcagtgctcacagcaggtaccagctcatgggttggcttgtggtcacttgtgaccgtaagcaccgttgttgcgactagggggtagccttgggtcgtgaCATCTCCTCACAGATCTAACAGAACTAGGAATTCTATTCCGAGTTCATCTTCCTTGAATGTTGACTTTCGTCAACCATTTCAACTTTCAACCTTCCAAAATGAAAAACTCATCTAAATCTCATCCAACCACTTCGGAAACTGTTCCACCAACCCCTGCAGGCcgtaaataccataatgcaactacaaaAATGAATAAGACAATCAAACTcccaaaaatcataaaatgacTGATAATCATTACGATGCATGAGTCTTATGGAAGAGGGGGGCCATATCTACAATGCCAAGTTTACCCAAGCCCCTGGATGTTGAAAAATATAGTAAAGGCCACCAAGTATATTGTGGAATAACTATGGAGGAGTTCCTAGCGGTGTTTAAGTATGATACAAGGAAGTACTACCACAAGATGAAGGGAGACTTTGCGGTGTTTGACAGTTTTAAGTATGATATAAGGAAGTTCTACCACAAGATGAAGGGAGCCTTTCAGGAAGTACAGTGGATCTTTATTGTGTGCAACTACTATGGATTACCAAAATGATCTTATCAAGGCTAGTAGCTCATGGAAATCTGTATACGCAGGATAGATTAGCTAATTGGGGGATCGTCCAGAATAATAGTTGCCCATTTTGTGGACTGTTGCCTTAAGTGTAGAATATTTGTTGCAGAGAATAGATAGACGGCCAATGGTACCGACTGGTGAGAGGAATTGGACAGTTTCAAAACATAATAGTGAGGCAACGAAGAGCTGTGAACCAAAGGATTTTTCAACTCGTCAAGAGAACCTACAACCATTGGTAGGCAAGTAATTCATGAGACTTACCATCCAGCAGACAAGCAACCAGCTTTAGCAAATTACCCTTGAATTTTTGTCAATTGAATTACACCAATACAAACTTTGATTTTTGCTCTTCAATTCGAGTGGTTAATAGTGAAGGTAACTAGGCTATTGGCTAGATTAGTATAGCACAGAATAGGATCATCTATGGTAATCTGCAGATAAGCAGTAATGCAGCATTAGTCACTAAAAAGATATCGGAAAACCAAAATCTGATGATTTAAACAATTGAAAGCAATTGGATGGTTCAAATCCAACATCTAGGAAAAATATAGTAACTGGTTTGCTGTCAAACACAGGGAACAAGTTCAAAAACTGAATATATAAATCTCTTCTAAAGGGCAAAAATCTCTTCTAAAGCACAAAATGCTTATTCATCCTCCTGGCTGCGCAGCCTAGCGAGCTTGTTGGTTATAACCACGTCCAGTTGGGCAGCTCGCTCCACGATTTCTTTCCTCTTCCTTGTGGACACGTTATGTGCGATCTCTGCACAGTAAGTTCtgggaataaaaaaaaattatcacttaGCCAAGATCAAAGACAAGAAACCAGTATTTATGTTCAGACAATAGGCAAATACTGTAGTTGTTGCATTACCTGTTGTGCATCATTAGAACCTCAAGCTCACTTGCATTGTGCACAACAAACTTCTTGAAGCCATTGGGAAGATAGTGGCGGATCTTCTTGTCAGACCCGTATCCAATGTTCGGCATCAATACACATCCCTTGAACTTTCTTCTAACTCTAGAATCAATACCTTTTGGTCGACGCCAGCTTGGCTGTCATCAATAAATTCAGCGGTTAGTATCGTTAGGTAAATTTGTAAGCCATCTACCATTAGAATACAGCTGATGAAAGGGAGATGCGGTCTGGGAACTATACATGCCTAAGAGAGATTGCTAagtacaaaccaaaccaattaaaCAGCATGATGCCATACATAACCGACTAATGTCAGGAAAATAGCGTTATTACATGGAATTGGATACTTTAAAGTACACTATCAATATTCACAATATCACATTATATGCAGAGAGGGTCAGAGAACAGAATATAAGACATTATATTTGCAAGGATAAGAATTGACAGAAAGCTGATCATCAGTGAAGCGAACTGTGTTACTATACCTGTTCTGTAATTTGAATCACGGCTAAAACGAAATGTATAGCAATGAAACGCACACTGAAACAGAATGCTGGTACATAACAAAAGGATATGAGCATAACCAAATTAAATTTTCCCTCACAATGGTGATTCAGATCAGCTTCTTTGCATCTCAACTAATCATTTGATAAACCTCTGTATCAAAAGTGGGGCAGATGAACTCATATAAACTTCATCCTACAGGTAAATTTGTCTTTGGAACTAATTCCATTTTCTTACCAATATTAAAACGCATAACAGATATTCTATAAACATTTGCATTACAAAATAAAGCAAATCTAACAGTCTATATAGCATAACTGTTCACACAAACAAAAAGACAATACAGAACAAAAGGAAATATACGCAACCAAATTAACTTCCTCCCCACTGATTTTAATTTCTAATCACAACAGAGATTCAGACCAGCTTGATCACACCCCAACTAATCATTTGATAAACCTACCCACCAAATATCAGGCAGATGAACCAACACTAAGCTTCACAGAGGGAATGTCTCCTACATCTCAACCATAACTTTGGCACTACTTCCTCCCCAATATTAAAATGCATAGCAAATCTCATCTGAACACTAAACTTACCAAATAAAACAAATCTAACCATCTTTTTAACATTACTCTTCACAGAATCAGAACACTAGTACAGAACAAAAGAATATAAGCTTAACCAAATTCACTTCCACTCCAATAATTTATCTGGATCAGCTTGATCACACATTACTAGCAATTCGATAACCTACTACCATACACGAGCACAAAGTGTTGGGTGAACCTAACAACTTAAATGGGACAGA is a genomic window containing:
- the LOC107848082 gene encoding 60S ribosomal protein L32-1; protein product: MVVPLLNKKIVKKRVLKFKRAQSDRRITVKPSWRRPKGIDSRVRRKFKGCVLMPNIGYGSDKKIRHYLPNGFKKFVVHNASELEVLMMHNRTYCAEIAHNVSTRKRKEIVERAAQLDVVITNKLARLRSQEDE